GTAGTGGAGTTATCTTTTAAGGATAATACCAATCTCCTAGGAATATTATGAGGATTAGAgggataatatatttaaaacatttagaacaaaccccagaaaatgaaaatttctcaGTGAATTAGTCAAGAATCCTAGCTGCTactataaaaataagaacaacaataagtgtattcaatttattcattaattcatgtaTATCAATGATCTCTCATCTGTGTTAGGCCCTGTGTTAAAAGCAGGACTACAAgtataaagcaaattaaaagtaaatatttgttgaatgaatgagcttACAGCTTAATGAGGCAGAAAGGCGTGCAGATAAGTGTGGGTCAGTGAAGCAAGTGCCAATAGGCGTCCGCGTCATGTCCTATGGGGAGAGCTGGAGGGCCAGGGATGGCTTTCACAGAGAGGACAGCTGCATGTTGTGAGTGCTAGAAAACAGGCACAATAACACTGATGTTTTAAATCTTATTGATTCAATTACTTAGAAACCAATAGTGAGTGTATCATCTCCCTCAAGATTATGGTAGTGTGTTTTTATACTGATTGTTGCCTGAAGCTGAAGGATTGATTTCCCAAGTTTGGAAGGTTTGTGTTAAAATATTATAGCTCAAAAGAGGATTGCAGAATATCAATAACAGAACCAATATATTAACCTAAATAATATTTGATGAGGATCCTTATGAACCATATCAAAATTTGAAAGTTGGATACAGTCACTTATTCCTAAGAAAGGAATAGGCTCTTTCTTGGTAAAGAAATAAGACAGGTAATCATCCTCATGGGAACTCAGAAATGGTGAATCTCTCAGAAAATGAACTCATAAAATGAAAGGcaataatgtattattatttctcACTGTCCTCTTTTGTGATATACTGTAGGGTAACTTTTCACTTCTCTCTTAAACCTGGACATGCCAGAGCTCTTACTGTGGCCAGTGAAATTTGAGCAAAGATTCTACATTAGAGCATGATAAGTCACCTTTGCTTTTGCTATGCCAGcgataataaaatattatctggATAATTCCCCCATCAGTCTGTGTTCCTGAGTGACAATAACGAAAGATGCCTACCAATCTGGCATTGGACaaggaataaaaaacaaacttttgtTGTTCTAAACTACAGTCTGAGCATCCTTggtccaaaaatctgaaatctgaaatgctccaaaaatcGGAGACTTTTGTTCACTAACATTATATCACAAGtgaaaaattccacacctgaccttaTACTATAGTCAGAatgtaaaaatactaaaaatattatataaaactaccttcaggctatgtaaataaggtatatatgaaacacaaatgaattttgtgtgtaGACTTGGGTGCCATCTCCAAATTAtctcattatacatatatacaaatattcaaaaatttaaaaaagtatttgcaatcaaaatacttctggtcccaagcattttggtaAGGGTTATTCAACTTGTACTTCTAAATTCCTGCATCTGTGAACAGAAGCATGAAAAGTGAACAGTATCTACATACAgatttctaaattaattaatGCCCTGTTTTTCTGACCTTTAAAGCCATTAAGTTTTCAATCATTAACAACTCTACAACTtaccataacatttttttttattcttctagggGAGCATACAagaggaaatttttattcatttgctttatGAGAGGtctcaattttgaaaatttatctttttgatCTAGGTGGCTATTATCTGCAAAATGCAGGTATGAGAAAATCAACTCAAATCTGTCCCTTCTAATTGCATCTCGAACCAGGTTCTGATCAGCATCAGAGATTTCCCAGTACATCCCCCTTCTGGGACGCCTTACAAATCCACTCCATAGCAGGACACCAAATACACACCTCATTTCCTGAACTGTGACTTCTAAGTTAACATTTTTCTGAGAAGCATAATTAATGGTTTCATTGACAATCAAGTTGAatgtttcatcatcaaaaaacaATTCAAAGAGTTCTACTGGGTTCAACTTTTCACTCTTGAGATTTAAAAGTCCAGAATCCAGTGCCGACCAGCTGGGAAAGTTCGGCTTAATGTCTCTTTTGGTCCAACTTTTTTCTGGGACACTTGACACCTTTAGCTTCTTTTGAGGCTGAGCCTCAGGCTCATCTTCCTCCACTTCTGAGTCATCAGAAAATGCAAGACCTTGGAGCAGTTCACTCACTCcagctttgtctttttttcttccttttcggGTAATGTCTCCTCCTGCATACTGCAAGGATGCAATGTGCATTCGGGCCCAGGAGTCACAGGGTGGATGACGGTCCTTTAGAGTGTTCAAATTTGAGACTGTCTTTTTAGTAGGGACAGAAGAGTTACAAGAGATGTGGGGTGCACACTCTCTGTTGTTACCATACCATTTTTAAGGTGTCATTGGAAAGGGGTTTTGCTCTATCAATGGATTCTGCTTACTGGTTTCTGAATTGGGACTAAGGAGACCAcagatgaacacacacacacacacacacacacacacacgcatataccTGGGAAAGTCAATCGAGCTGGggactggggttgcagctcagtggtagaacacctatCTCGTATGTGTagggcactgtgtttgatcctcaacaccacaaaaaataaatacataaaaatattgtgtccatctacaactagaaaaaatatttaaaaaaaaaagaaagaaagaaagtcaattgctgggtttctgttcgTGATTAAAAGGTTCAGGGGTCATTCCAGTTACATTGGGCTAATTgagctgcacaaaataaccacacaagagacacaaatacctttttctttggggtctctgtgacggctcctctgaccttaagggtacacaggaagagagagagcgagagcacgtactgaccccttttattgaggagaagctattcaaatgaggcaaggggccaggtttcagggggctgacatcttcatgatgtccactgtcagcaggttgactgacacctgggtaggccacacccaagggcacagtaagagaaggggacacacacaaggcacttccatggaagattctatcctaaacagggcaaggggttatattacaaaggaacaggtgagtgagcatagcttcacccatggggctgtagcaagacacacccatgcacgagacactgaccctcaaacccaagaagggtggggaaagctctgccacatttctgtgactgagcgcctcagcacccagccagggagtgtgactcagtcacgtgtaaggttggtctcccacagtcAATCAAGCTGGAAGATTCTCAGATATTACCATGAAATGCATGATGTATTCTGTGGATCCCTGGGAACATTGTAGGGCAAAAGGTGCAGGTCTTGGGGCTCTTGATGTCCCCATTCCTGCTCCTGCTGTACCTAGAGctactcttctttccttttgattGATGATATTCTATGTTCTCTCTCTCAACTTCTGTCTCAATGACCAAATTCctgctttaaaaatgttcacCAACCATTAatataaatcataaattaaaCATGAAAGCATAATGAATCATCTTTATGAGTTTGGCTTCTGAGAGTTAAATTATGAAATCCACAATAAGAAGCAGACAAAATTATTTAGAAGAAAGAGAGTGGTTCTGGGACTTGAGTAAGAATTTACACAGCccaataaataatattaacacttctaaataaataatacttttctCAGAAAAGACCAAGGAAATAACTGGTAGTAGACCATGGGAAAATGACAATCAGAAAACTTCTCTATCTCCAGGCCTGAACAAGAAATCTTACTCAAATGAATCTACCTGATGACATTTGCTGGGCCCCAAATTCTTTCCTCTATTGACATTTCTATCTTAACCCAAAGagaaggaatttttcttttcatatttctgatttcttcccaaggaaaaagaaattgctAACCAGATGGGCTAAAGCCATCTTTTGCTAGGGGACATATGATGTCTTTGGAGTTAATTTCTGAGAGGTTTATTTGACTTGCATGTGGGCTCCCAAAGTTATCAGGTTGAACCATATGAAACTTCTGATGTTCAATCACTTTCAACTTATAAGAGTAGGAGTTCCACATGGTCCAATATAATACTTGTTAAAGGAACTGATGCTCAAACCCTGATTTATCTATCCCCCAAAGAAAGCACTGTCCATTCTGTAAAATGCCTGCAATTTATTGactgaatatttttgagaaatgtgtATATGGCTGGGTGGAGGGCAGAGGGAGTAAGATGATAGGAAATTAAATAGTGTTTATTGcagtaaaatgggctggggagatggctcagtggttaagtgcccctgggttcaatctctagtaccaaaaaagatacataaataaataaatatatagataaataaatagtgtTTATAAAGACTGGAAAATAATGTGTGGGGTGGATTAGAAAGAGGCttatcagaagcagagagaccagTTATGAGGGGCCAGTAGATCGGGTACAAACCTTAAAGGCAAGGGGCTAGAAAGACTAGGAAAAACTCAAGGGGAAAGAAGACCAGGAAACTGCTTTTCCACTCTGCTAGAAGACACTCAAAAGACCACCTTGTCTTTTGGATGCAATTCAATTCAGCCctgttttttttgtgtttttttttttttttccttccttttcttcttgtgATGCTGGAATCAAATCCTGAGCTTCTCATGCATGTTCTCTCTCAGTG
The sequence above is a segment of the Marmota flaviventris isolate mMarFla1 chromosome 14, mMarFla1.hap1, whole genome shotgun sequence genome. Coding sequences within it:
- the LOC114080859 gene encoding piggyBac transposable element-derived protein 1-like; the protein is MLEDNIDVVVAAAAAVVIIIIIIIIIIISSITLLAAKSKERECAPHISCNSSVPTKKTVSNLNTLKDRHPPCDSWARMHIASLQYAGGDITRKGRKKDKAGVSELLQGLAFSDDSEVEEDEPEAQPQKKLKVSSVPEKSWTKRDIKPNFPSWSALDSGLLNLKSEKLNPVELFELFFDDETFNLIVNETINYASQKNVNLEVTVQEMRCVFGVLLWSGFVRRPRRGMYWEISDADQNLVRDAIRRDRFELIFSYLHFADNSHLDQKDKFSKLRPLIKQMNKNFLLYAPLEE